In the Sphingomonas sp. LM7 genome, one interval contains:
- a CDS encoding SDR family NAD(P)-dependent oxidoreductase, protein MSVYAGRYEGRTAVITGGTGGLGIAVARRFIAEGGQVALWDLNAEALATVADEIGAKHIVALDVSDPAAVAQAAKDSAAALGRIDVLVNSAGITGATVPVHEFPIDSWQRVIDINLNGLFYCCREVIPHMLANGYGRIVNVASVAGKEGNPNASAYSASKAGVIGLTKSLGKELAGKGIIANALTPATFESPILEQLPPSQVDYMRSKIPMGRLGEAEESAAMILFMASEECSFTTASTFDTSGGRTTY, encoded by the coding sequence GTGAGCGTCTACGCCGGACGTTATGAGGGCCGCACCGCGGTCATTACCGGTGGCACCGGGGGCCTTGGCATCGCAGTGGCGCGCCGCTTCATCGCCGAGGGCGGCCAGGTCGCTTTGTGGGATCTGAACGCCGAGGCGCTGGCTACCGTGGCGGACGAGATCGGTGCGAAGCACATCGTCGCGCTCGACGTCTCCGATCCGGCGGCAGTCGCGCAGGCCGCGAAGGACAGTGCCGCCGCGCTCGGGCGGATCGACGTGCTGGTCAATTCGGCCGGGATCACCGGCGCGACCGTGCCCGTCCACGAATTCCCGATCGACAGCTGGCAGCGCGTGATCGACATCAACCTCAACGGGCTGTTCTATTGCTGCCGTGAAGTGATCCCGCACATGCTGGCGAACGGCTATGGCCGGATCGTCAACGTCGCGTCGGTGGCGGGCAAGGAAGGCAACCCCAACGCCTCTGCCTATTCGGCGTCGAAGGCGGGTGTGATCGGGCTCACCAAGTCGCTCGGCAAGGAACTGGCGGGCAAGGGCATCATCGCCAATGCGCTGACCCCGGCGACGTTCGAGAGCCCGATCCTCGAACAGCTTCCGCCGAGCCAGGTCGATTACATGCGCTCGAAGATCCCGATGGGCCGGCTGGGCGAGGCCGAGGAAAGCGCCGCGATGATCCTGTTCATGGCGAGCGAGGAATGCAGCTTCACCACGGCGTCGACCTTCGACACCTCGGGCGGGCGCACGACGTACTGA
- a CDS encoding TonB-dependent receptor: protein MKIQSTSRARSVGISSTALAMALAWTPVAMAQEAPAADPSAQETPESTEGDIVVQGFRASLATALNQKREETAAIDSIVAEDIGKFPDSNLAESMQRVPGVALSRGDGGEGRNISVRGLGAGFTRVRINGMEGTSQTGSSDIYGAGNSGRSFDFNAFPTEIFSSLAVRKTPSADVEEGSLGATVDLKAPHPLDYDKDFVLSATARGVYNEVSKKLDPRASAIISKQFADGTFGVLLSGAYQKRHLREAGYSAVDILSSTLGGNQLGTGAAAQPFCTPIGYTPVSPSPVTYAGRGASATMCSTGNPRTGTIAAYNTIMALRSNFSPAAAATPGSGAFFPRIPRYVNSEQDTERFGGTATIQWKPTENTDISIDGLYSRLNVERRDNYIALLSFARNINNNGQPMVSVRDVEFDQNGSLVYGLFDGVDIRSEGLVDTFVSTFKQANFNFRHRFSDSFEISGLAGISNSLWDGKERLQTFIDAIDADGVTIDFRDGGYNPTIGFGIDVANPANFAYAPSPDGGVTFLGGFSTQGKPSRNETKNKTFELNTKWDVTPGFTVKVGGQFRESDYSARGATQYTGQNVTRALPAGTSLTSITRQITGVDDIFGTGAPASWVAIDPDKWRQTFNFPNGFDFCIDASCGVGTSRIRERIKSGYLMVNFDTSETLPFTLRGDAGVRYVKTDMRAVGFLTRALASSPTGVTATANVVDRDYEDFLPSVNVVGEITPDLLVRASMARVISRPELGVMIPGSPSITATTRNASTNNPFLNPIRANTLDLALEWYFKPGSLLSVAYFYKDIETYIQNATENIPFNQLGLPDALLAGTNTIPTDIFTVRRPLNTPGGPLKGFEVNAQVQFDFLPGFLSHFGALGSYTRVTSKIDYITGTGTIFTSDLIDLSKNSASGTLYYEDDRFSIRGTASYRDRYTRAIIAANGSDIRANQPNTFVDASASYKLTDNFKLILEAQNITDARNTLYIDSVRQDTLFQTRIGRTFTFGLNAQF from the coding sequence ATGAAGATACAATCGACTTCGCGTGCCCGGAGTGTCGGGATTTCGAGCACGGCACTGGCTATGGCGCTGGCATGGACACCGGTAGCAATGGCGCAGGAAGCGCCCGCCGCGGACCCCAGCGCGCAGGAGACGCCCGAGAGCACCGAAGGCGACATCGTCGTCCAGGGCTTCCGCGCCTCGCTCGCCACCGCACTCAACCAGAAGCGCGAAGAGACTGCCGCGATCGACTCGATCGTCGCCGAAGACATCGGCAAGTTCCCCGATTCCAATCTCGCCGAATCGATGCAGCGCGTCCCCGGCGTGGCATTGTCGCGCGGTGACGGCGGCGAAGGCCGCAACATCTCGGTCCGCGGCCTCGGCGCCGGCTTCACCCGCGTGCGCATAAACGGCATGGAAGGCACGTCGCAGACCGGATCGTCGGACATTTACGGCGCCGGCAACTCGGGCCGAAGCTTCGACTTCAATGCCTTCCCCACCGAAATCTTTTCGTCGCTCGCGGTGCGCAAGACGCCTTCGGCCGATGTCGAGGAAGGATCGCTCGGCGCCACCGTCGACCTCAAGGCGCCGCATCCGCTCGATTACGACAAGGACTTCGTGCTGAGCGCCACTGCCCGCGGCGTCTACAACGAGGTCAGCAAGAAGCTCGATCCCCGCGCCTCGGCCATCATCTCGAAGCAGTTCGCCGACGGCACGTTCGGCGTGCTGCTCTCCGGCGCCTATCAGAAGCGTCACCTGCGCGAAGCCGGCTATTCGGCAGTCGACATCCTGTCCTCGACCCTGGGCGGCAACCAGCTCGGCACCGGCGCCGCTGCGCAGCCCTTTTGCACCCCGATCGGCTACACCCCGGTCAGCCCCTCGCCCGTGACCTATGCCGGCCGTGGTGCATCCGCGACGATGTGCAGCACCGGCAATCCGCGCACCGGCACGATCGCTGCGTACAACACGATCATGGCGCTGCGCAGTAACTTCAGCCCCGCCGCGGCCGCCACGCCGGGCAGCGGCGCGTTCTTCCCGCGCATCCCGCGCTATGTGAATTCGGAGCAGGATACCGAACGCTTTGGCGGCACCGCGACCATCCAGTGGAAGCCGACCGAGAACACCGACATCTCGATCGACGGCCTCTATTCGCGCCTCAACGTCGAGCGCCGCGACAATTACATTGCGCTGCTGTCGTTCGCCCGCAACATCAACAACAATGGCCAGCCGATGGTGTCGGTGCGCGACGTCGAATTCGATCAGAACGGCTCGCTGGTCTATGGCCTGTTCGACGGCGTCGACATCCGCTCGGAAGGCCTGGTCGATACCTTCGTCTCGACCTTCAAGCAGGCCAATTTCAACTTCCGTCACCGCTTCTCCGACAGCTTCGAAATCTCCGGCCTGGCCGGCATCTCGAATTCGCTATGGGACGGCAAGGAGCGCCTGCAGACCTTCATCGACGCGATCGATGCCGATGGCGTGACCATCGACTTCCGCGATGGCGGTTACAATCCGACGATCGGCTTCGGCATCGACGTCGCGAACCCCGCCAACTTCGCCTATGCGCCCAGCCCCGATGGCGGCGTGACGTTCCTCGGCGGCTTCAGCACGCAGGGCAAGCCGTCGCGCAACGAGACCAAGAACAAGACCTTCGAACTCAACACCAAATGGGACGTGACGCCGGGCTTCACGGTCAAGGTTGGCGGCCAGTTCCGCGAGAGCGACTACAGCGCGCGCGGCGCTACGCAATATACCGGCCAGAACGTGACCCGCGCGCTGCCGGCCGGCACCAGCCTGACCAGCATCACGCGCCAGATCACCGGCGTCGACGACATCTTCGGCACCGGCGCCCCAGCGAGCTGGGTCGCGATCGATCCGGACAAATGGCGTCAGACGTTCAACTTCCCGAACGGCTTCGACTTCTGCATCGACGCCTCGTGCGGCGTCGGCACGTCGCGGATCCGCGAGCGGATCAAGAGCGGCTATCTGATGGTAAACTTCGACACCTCGGAAACCTTGCCCTTCACGCTGCGCGGCGACGCGGGCGTGCGCTACGTCAAGACGGACATGCGCGCCGTCGGCTTCCTGACCCGTGCGCTGGCCAGCAGCCCGACTGGCGTCACCGCCACGGCCAACGTCGTCGATCGGGACTATGAGGACTTCCTGCCGTCGGTGAACGTGGTCGGTGAGATCACCCCCGACCTGCTGGTCCGTGCGTCGATGGCACGCGTCATCTCCCGGCCCGAGCTGGGCGTGATGATCCCGGGTTCGCCCTCGATCACCGCGACGACGCGCAATGCCAGCACCAACAACCCGTTCCTGAACCCGATCCGCGCCAATACGCTCGATCTGGCGCTGGAATGGTATTTCAAGCCCGGCTCGCTGCTTTCGGTCGCCTATTTCTACAAGGACATCGAAACCTACATCCAGAATGCGACCGAGAATATTCCGTTCAACCAGCTGGGCCTGCCCGATGCGTTGCTGGCCGGCACCAACACGATTCCGACCGACATTTTCACGGTGCGCCGTCCGCTGAACACTCCCGGCGGCCCGCTCAAGGGCTTCGAAGTCAATGCCCAGGTGCAGTTCGACTTCCTGCCGGGCTTCCTCTCGCACTTCGGCGCACTGGGTAGCTACACGCGGGTGACCTCGAAGATCGACTACATCACCGGCACCGGCACGATCTTCACCTCGGACCTGATCGACTTGTCGAAGAACTCGGCAAGCGGCACGCTCTATTACGAGGATGATCGTTTCAGCATCCGTGGCACGGCCAGCTATCGCGACCGCTACACCCGCGCGATCATCGCGGCGAACGGCAGCGACATCCGTGCGAACCAGCCGAACACCTTCGTCGATGCCTCGGCCTCGTACAAGCTGACGGACAACTTCAAGCTGATCCTCGAAGCCCAGAACATTACCGACGCACGTAACACGCTGTATATCGACAGCGTGCGTCAGGACACGCTGTTCCAGACGCGTATCGGCCGCACCTTCACCTTCGGCCTCAACGCACAGTTCTGA
- a CDS encoding IclR family transcriptional regulator: MRRDTSNAESEPAEKKAGPKVQGSQTLIRGLDMLDKVIDGPIKLAELSARMSLTRSTTHRLANALIDRGFLTYLPRDGYQLGPKLIQLGFLAQSQADIVQIARPRMEELAAASEDTVHLGRMDGDLALYLDKIPGRRRVEISSRIGDRQPLTSTGLGKALLVDGSEAEWTRLFDADQAHGAPRANRETWFDRMRGYADAGHAYDLEENEDQIRCVAAPVRDVSGKIVAAISVSSAAQYMDDERMETLSAEVRETAQKISTDLGWSPDVRPPRRARR; encoded by the coding sequence ATGAGACGCGACACGTCAAACGCTGAATCGGAACCCGCCGAGAAGAAGGCGGGCCCCAAGGTACAGGGCAGCCAGACGCTGATCCGCGGGCTCGACATGCTCGACAAGGTGATCGACGGCCCGATCAAGCTCGCCGAGCTTTCGGCGCGGATGAGCCTGACGCGCTCGACCACGCACCGCCTCGCCAACGCTCTGATCGACCGCGGCTTCCTCACCTATCTGCCGCGCGACGGCTATCAGCTCGGCCCCAAGCTGATCCAGCTGGGCTTCCTCGCCCAGAGCCAGGCCGACATCGTCCAGATCGCGCGCCCGCGCATGGAGGAACTCGCCGCCGCGTCCGAGGACACCGTGCATCTCGGCCGGATGGACGGCGACCTCGCCCTCTATCTCGACAAGATCCCCGGCCGCCGCCGCGTCGAGATCTCGAGCCGGATCGGCGACCGCCAGCCGCTCACCTCGACCGGGCTGGGCAAGGCACTGCTCGTCGACGGCAGCGAAGCCGAATGGACACGATTGTTCGACGCCGATCAGGCGCATGGCGCGCCGCGCGCCAACCGCGAGACGTGGTTCGATCGGATGCGCGGCTATGCCGATGCCGGCCACGCCTATGACCTCGAAGAGAATGAGGACCAGATCCGCTGCGTCGCCGCCCCGGTGCGCGACGTCTCCGGCAAGATCGTCGCGGCGATCAGCGTGTCGAGCGCCGCGCAATATATGGACGACGAGCGGATGGAGACGCTGAGCGCCGAAGTCCGCGAAACCGCGCAGAAGATCAGCACCGATCTGGGCTGGAGCCCGGACGTGCGCCCCCCGCGCCGCGCGCGCAGATAG
- the rhmD gene encoding L-rhamnonate dehydratase, whose protein sequence is MAAAGLSKIKYVRAFTVRGGGADYHDQGEGHWIDNHIATPMARYPEYRQSRQSFGINVLGTLIVEIEAEDGTIGFAVTTGGEPAAFIVEKHLARFLEGRDPREVEKIWDQMYFSTQYYGRKGLVVNAISGVDLALWDLLGKLRGEPVYQMLGGAVRDELQFYATGARPDVAKELGFIGGKLPLHHGPAEGLEGLHKNIAELADMRSKVGDDFWLMLDCWMSLDLDYATRLAHRAYDECGLKWIEEALSPDDYWAYAALKKNAPKGLLVTTGEHEATRWGFRMLMDMECCDIIQPDVGWCGGVTELIKIANYADSKGVMMIPHGSSVYSYHFVITRHNSPFAEFLMMHPGPTEVVPMFHPQLIGEPVPQNGRLHVSALDKPGFGVELNRDLPMHRPYTH, encoded by the coding sequence GTGGCGGCAGCCGGCCTTTCGAAGATCAAGTACGTCCGTGCCTTCACCGTCCGCGGCGGCGGTGCCGATTATCACGATCAGGGCGAAGGCCACTGGATCGACAATCACATCGCCACGCCGATGGCGCGCTATCCCGAATATCGCCAGTCGCGGCAGAGCTTCGGCATCAACGTGCTCGGCACGCTGATCGTCGAGATCGAGGCAGAGGACGGCACGATCGGCTTCGCCGTGACCACCGGCGGCGAGCCCGCCGCGTTCATCGTCGAAAAGCACCTGGCGCGCTTCCTGGAAGGCCGCGACCCGCGCGAAGTCGAGAAGATCTGGGATCAGATGTATTTCTCGACCCAATATTACGGCCGCAAGGGGCTGGTGGTGAACGCCATTTCGGGCGTCGATCTCGCGCTGTGGGACCTGCTCGGCAAGCTGCGCGGCGAGCCGGTGTACCAGATGCTGGGCGGCGCAGTGCGCGACGAACTGCAATTCTACGCCACCGGTGCCCGGCCGGATGTCGCCAAGGAACTCGGCTTCATCGGCGGCAAGCTGCCGCTGCATCATGGGCCTGCAGAGGGACTTGAGGGCCTGCACAAGAACATCGCCGAATTGGCTGACATGCGTTCGAAGGTCGGCGACGATTTCTGGCTGATGCTCGATTGCTGGATGAGCCTCGACCTTGATTACGCCACGCGGCTTGCGCATCGCGCCTATGACGAGTGCGGGCTCAAATGGATCGAGGAGGCGCTCAGCCCCGACGATTACTGGGCCTATGCCGCGCTCAAGAAGAACGCCCCCAAGGGGCTGCTGGTGACCACCGGCGAGCATGAGGCGACCCGCTGGGGCTTCCGCATGCTGATGGACATGGAATGCTGCGACATCATCCAGCCCGATGTGGGCTGGTGCGGCGGCGTCACCGAGCTGATCAAGATCGCCAACTATGCCGACAGCAAGGGCGTGATGATGATCCCGCACGGCTCGAGCGTGTACAGCTATCACTTCGTCATCACCCGGCATAACAGCCCGTTCGCCGAGTTCCTGATGATGCATCCCGGGCCGACCGAGGTCGTGCCGATGTTCCACCCGCAATTGATCGGCGAGCCGGTGCCCCAGAACGGGCGCCTGCACGTGAGCGCGCTCGACAAGCCCGGCTTCGGGGTCGAACTCAATCGCGACCTGCCGATGCACCGCCCCTACACGCACTAA
- a CDS encoding rhamnogalacturonan lyase, which translates to MLTALIIASAIPAQAAPIVAGRQVERLDRALVAVPAAGGGNHVSWRLLATDAKRARFTLYRDGKAIARIGGRQATSYLDRAGTATSRYALAARGAGTTAWASGYLPIPLDKPADGRTSDGETYSYTANDASVGDLDGDGRYELIVKWYPSIAKDNAFSGYTGATLIDAYTLEGKKLWRINLGPNIRSGAHYTQFMVYDLDGDGKAEIAMKTADGSVDGTNRMIGDPHGSWTSREGEVDIDDRTGAKVLPDGKKVSELKGRVLMGPEYLTVFDGATGRALASAPYAPARDPSGDNPSYEQMKATWGDGYGNRSERYLAGVAYLDGRRPSLVFGRGYYARSTVAAWDYRGGKLSMRWLFDSAAPGNEKFGGQGNHQLSVADVDGDGRDEVFYGSMVIDDNGKGLWSSGLGHGDAMHLSDLDPTHRGLEKFGVHENMRMSGNRGAAMLDARTGAILWSTPADKDTGRGIAIDIDPRHPGAEAWASNSRELYDVKGNVIPGGHPRAANFAIWWDGDRLRELLDGKKITKWDWTTGTEKLLLDPPGVVSNNGTKANPALSADILGDWREELVVPSADGTELRIYTTPIPTGERIVTLMHDPVYRLGVAWQNTAYNQPPHTSYFLGAK; encoded by the coding sequence ATGCTGACGGCACTCATCATCGCATCGGCGATTCCGGCGCAGGCGGCACCGATCGTCGCGGGGCGGCAAGTCGAGCGGCTCGATCGTGCCCTTGTCGCGGTGCCCGCGGCCGGCGGTGGCAACCATGTCTCGTGGCGGCTGCTCGCGACCGACGCGAAGCGCGCACGCTTCACGCTGTATCGCGACGGCAAGGCGATTGCGCGGATCGGCGGCAGGCAGGCGACGAGCTATCTCGACCGCGCCGGTACGGCGACGTCGCGCTACGCCCTCGCCGCGCGTGGCGCCGGGACGACGGCCTGGGCGAGCGGCTATCTGCCCATCCCGCTCGACAAGCCCGCCGACGGTCGCACCTCCGATGGCGAAACCTACAGCTACACCGCGAACGACGCCTCGGTCGGCGATCTCGACGGCGACGGTCGCTATGAGCTGATCGTCAAATGGTATCCCTCGATCGCCAAGGACAATGCGTTCTCAGGCTATACTGGCGCGACGCTGATCGACGCCTACACGCTCGAAGGCAAGAAGCTGTGGCGGATCAATCTCGGCCCCAACATCCGCTCGGGCGCGCATTATACGCAGTTCATGGTCTATGACCTCGATGGCGACGGCAAGGCCGAGATCGCGATGAAGACCGCTGACGGCAGCGTCGACGGCACCAACCGGATGATCGGTGATCCGCACGGCAGCTGGACCAGCCGCGAGGGCGAAGTGGACATAGACGACCGCACCGGCGCCAAGGTGCTACCCGACGGGAAGAAGGTCTCCGAACTCAAGGGCCGAGTCCTCATGGGCCCCGAATATCTGACCGTGTTCGATGGCGCGACCGGCCGCGCACTCGCCAGCGCGCCCTATGCTCCGGCGCGAGACCCGAGCGGCGACAATCCGAGCTACGAGCAGATGAAGGCGACCTGGGGCGACGGCTATGGCAATCGCTCCGAACGCTATCTCGCCGGCGTCGCCTATCTCGACGGGCGAAGGCCCAGCCTGGTCTTCGGCCGCGGCTATTATGCCCGCTCGACGGTCGCCGCCTGGGATTATCGGGGCGGCAAGCTCAGCATGCGCTGGCTGTTCGACAGCGCGGCGCCGGGCAACGAGAAGTTCGGTGGCCAGGGCAACCATCAGCTCTCGGTTGCCGATGTCGATGGCGATGGCCGCGACGAAGTATTCTACGGATCGATGGTGATCGACGACAATGGCAAGGGTTTGTGGTCGTCCGGCCTGGGCCATGGCGACGCGATGCACTTGTCCGATCTCGACCCCACGCATCGCGGGCTCGAGAAGTTCGGGGTGCACGAGAATATGCGGATGAGCGGCAATCGCGGCGCCGCGATGCTCGACGCGCGCACCGGCGCGATCCTGTGGTCGACCCCGGCCGACAAGGATACCGGGCGCGGCATCGCAATCGACATCGATCCGCGCCATCCCGGCGCCGAGGCCTGGGCAAGCAATTCGCGCGAGCTCTATGACGTGAAGGGCAACGTCATCCCCGGCGGACATCCGCGCGCGGCGAACTTCGCGATCTGGTGGGACGGCGATCGGCTGCGCGAGCTGCTCGACGGCAAGAAGATCACCAAATGGGACTGGACCACCGGCACCGAGAAACTGCTGCTCGATCCGCCGGGCGTAGTCTCGAACAATGGCACCAAGGCGAACCCGGCGCTCTCCGCCGACATTCTCGGCGACTGGCGCGAGGAGCTGGTGGTCCCGAGCGCCGACGGCACCGAGCTGCGCATCTACACGACGCCCATCCCCACCGGCGAACGCATCGTGACGCTGATGCACGATCCGGTCTATCGTCTCGGCGTGGCATGGCAGAACACCGCATACAACCAGCCCCCGCACACCTCGTACTTCCTCGGAGCGAAGTGA
- a CDS encoding fumarylacetoacetate hydrolase family protein has product MKLCRYGLRGQEKPGLVDNDGTLRDLSGTLADLTVDAIAGLANIDAASLPAVEGTPRYGVPIKGIGKIVAIGLNYEDHAIESNLPIPTEPVMFMKALSSLTGPNDEVMIPKDSTHSDWEVELGVVIGKTARYVEEADALSYVAGYTVANDVSERFNQKQRGSQWSKGKGHDTFCPVGPWLVTPDEVGDPQDLDMFLDVNGDRMQTGNTRTMIFTVQQIIAYVSQYMTLYPGDLLITGTPPGVGEGKKPESIFLKAGDTMRLGIAKLGEQQQAVVEWRHLGDEVLG; this is encoded by the coding sequence ATGAAACTCTGCCGCTACGGACTCCGGGGACAGGAAAAGCCCGGCCTTGTCGACAATGACGGAACGCTCCGCGATCTCTCGGGCACGCTCGCCGACCTCACGGTCGATGCGATCGCCGGGCTCGCCAACATCGATGCCGCGAGCCTGCCGGCGGTCGAGGGTACGCCGCGCTACGGCGTGCCGATCAAGGGCATCGGCAAGATCGTCGCGATCGGCCTCAATTATGAGGATCACGCGATCGAATCGAACCTGCCGATCCCGACCGAGCCGGTAATGTTCATGAAGGCGCTGTCGAGCCTGACCGGCCCGAACGACGAAGTCATGATCCCGAAGGACTCGACGCACAGCGACTGGGAAGTCGAACTCGGCGTGGTGATCGGCAAGACCGCGCGTTACGTCGAAGAGGCCGATGCGCTTTCGTACGTCGCCGGCTACACCGTCGCCAACGACGTTTCCGAGCGCTTCAACCAGAAGCAGCGCGGCAGCCAGTGGAGCAAGGGCAAGGGCCACGACACCTTCTGCCCGGTCGGCCCGTGGCTGGTCACGCCCGACGAAGTCGGCGACCCGCAGGACCTCGACATGTTCCTCGATGTCAACGGTGACCGGATGCAGACCGGCAACACCCGGACGATGATCTTCACTGTCCAGCAGATCATTGCCTATGTCAGCCAGTATATGACGCTCTATCCGGGCGATCTGCTGATCACCGGCACTCCGCCGGGAGTGGGCGAGGGCAAGAAGCCCGAGTCGATCTTCCTCAAGGCGGGCGACACGATGCGGCTGGGCATCGCCAAGCTCGGCGAGCAACAGCAGGCCGTCGTCGAATGGCGCCACCTTGGTGACGAGGTGCTCGGGTGA
- a CDS encoding SDR family NAD(P)-dependent oxidoreductase: MKLLQGKTVLVTGASTGIGRAAAVGAAKAGADVVINYHSRDDEAAACVAEIEAAGQRGLAVKGDVAAAETATEFVAKAVEAFGKVDVMVSNAGICPFHSFLDMPVETVQRTVQVNLLGGYFMCQAAANQMVKQGHGGALVAVSSISALVGGEYQTHYTPTKAGLHSLMQSTAIALGKHKIRCNSVLPGTILTEINKDDLADQEKRKYMEARIPLGRLGQAEDLAGPIVFLASDMAAYVTGAALLVDGGAFVNLQ, translated from the coding sequence GTGAAGTTGTTGCAGGGCAAGACCGTGCTCGTCACGGGCGCATCGACGGGCATCGGCCGCGCCGCCGCAGTGGGCGCGGCCAAGGCCGGCGCCGACGTCGTCATCAACTATCACAGCCGCGACGACGAGGCTGCCGCCTGCGTCGCGGAGATCGAGGCCGCCGGCCAGCGCGGGCTCGCAGTCAAGGGCGACGTCGCCGCCGCCGAGACTGCGACCGAATTCGTGGCGAAGGCCGTCGAGGCGTTCGGCAAGGTCGACGTGATGGTCTCCAATGCCGGCATCTGCCCGTTCCACTCCTTCCTCGACATGCCGGTCGAGACCGTCCAGCGCACCGTGCAGGTCAATCTGCTCGGCGGCTATTTCATGTGCCAGGCCGCAGCCAACCAGATGGTCAAGCAGGGGCACGGCGGCGCGCTGGTCGCAGTCTCCTCGATCTCGGCGCTCGTCGGTGGCGAATATCAGACGCACTATACGCCGACCAAGGCGGGCCTCCATTCGCTGATGCAGTCGACGGCGATTGCGCTCGGCAAGCACAAGATCCGCTGCAATTCGGTGCTGCCTGGCACGATTCTGACCGAGATCAACAAGGACGATCTCGCCGACCAGGAGAAGCGCAAGTACATGGAAGCCCGCATCCCGCTCGGCCGCCTTGGCCAGGCCGAGGATCTCGCCGGCCCGATCGTGTTCCTCGCCTCGGACATGGCTGCCTATGTCACCGGCGCGGCGCTGCTGGTCGACGGTGGCGCCTTCGTGAACCTGCAATGA
- a CDS encoding rhamnogalacturonan acetylesterase, with protein MRALLGAVAGLLALAAPASADPRILIASDSTAANYGAEKYPQLGWGMMLKCGLAPDVEVVNRAVGGRSTRTFISEGKWDALIAESRPGDTVLIQFGHNDASVSRPERYAPAATLYRDNLIRMIWEARGRGLVPVLVTPPARRSFDGARAKADFAAYSQVMRELVVTTNTPLIDLEARSLDLVSRAGEAGSKQYFLHYTPADKLAAFPQGIADDTHFSELGAREMANLVAQEIKGLKIPIAEKVLTDRPDLTRIKPLGSAACH; from the coding sequence ATGAGGGCGCTGCTCGGCGCCGTTGCCGGCCTGCTCGCGCTGGCGGCGCCGGCTTCGGCCGATCCGCGCATCCTGATCGCGAGCGATTCGACTGCGGCAAACTATGGCGCCGAGAAGTATCCGCAGCTCGGCTGGGGGATGATGCTCAAATGCGGGCTCGCGCCCGATGTCGAGGTGGTCAACCGCGCAGTCGGCGGACGCAGCACGCGCACCTTCATTTCCGAGGGGAAGTGGGACGCGCTGATCGCCGAGTCCAGGCCCGGCGACACCGTGCTCATCCAGTTCGGCCATAACGACGCGAGCGTGTCGCGCCCCGAGCGCTATGCCCCCGCCGCGACGCTCTACCGCGACAATCTGATCCGGATGATCTGGGAGGCGCGCGGCCGCGGGCTGGTGCCGGTGCTGGTCACGCCCCCGGCCCGCCGCTCGTTCGACGGCGCGCGCGCCAAGGCGGATTTCGCCGCCTATTCGCAGGTGATGCGCGAACTGGTGGTGACCACCAACACGCCGCTGATCGATCTCGAGGCACGCTCGCTCGACTTGGTCAGCCGCGCCGGCGAGGCAGGTTCGAAGCAGTATTTCCTGCACTATACGCCCGCGGACAAGCTCGCCGCCTTCCCCCAAGGCATCGCCGACGACACGCATTTCAGCGAGCTCGGCGCACGCGAGATGGCAAATCTGGTCGCGCAAGAGATCAAGGGACTGAAGATCCCGATTGCAGAGAAAGTCCTTACTGACCGCCCGGACCTGACCCGCATCAAACCGCTGGGTTCCGCCGCCTGTCACTGA